The following coding sequences lie in one Armatimonadota bacterium genomic window:
- the glyS gene encoding glycine--tRNA ligase subunit beta, with translation MVSSRFAMPEFLLEVGCEELPASFVEKAYTDLAATLSKELEGLGLKNSEPVAMGTPRRLIVSFPDLKARQEDATKEQRGPSLQAAFGADGAPTGALLGFCKSQGISPEDLRKDEQYVWVTKHIPGRETAEVLAEILPKIILGLNFEKSMRWGSSKVRFARPIRWVLASLGGELVSFDVEDLPSGLTSRGHRFYAPQPFEAKTFNELITKLRASFVEPDVEMRRDSILVETKSVAEGEPEITEDLLDENAFLCEWPTAIRGTFPESFLELPEPVLVTAMAKHERMFPVRDKLGKLTNAFVFVRNSGEDETVRRGCEWVLGARFNDARFFFEQDQKLRPVDFLEKTKDILFQAQLGTMRQRADRLSSLCAEIASTAGASSDEMDLAELAGRFAKFDLSTGLVSELSSLQGVIGAEYLRMSRGNEVVATAIGRQYSVPSSPLQTVEDRISGYLIIADQLDKLAGYLGLGLEPTGSSDPYGLRKAVTTLIRVAENWVGELPSYVTLLNHAFEEYAGQGFDLDQEKASASLKSIFEGRYIALFDQYPNDVINAAMLSNDLRALMSPQSVVFRLNLISDLKQSGNFVQTASRPINIVSAAQKKGIQWANPKDIDGAKLDSVEGAMLLKRLEAPFEMANLKEHLLSLADPINAFFDNTMVLAEDEGLRFQRLGLANAAAKQLLLAGDFTKLEG, from the coding sequence ATGGTATCCTCTAGGTTCGCCATGCCTGAGTTTTTGCTCGAAGTCGGATGTGAAGAGCTTCCCGCCTCCTTTGTCGAAAAGGCCTATACGGACCTTGCCGCTACGCTGTCCAAAGAGCTCGAAGGCTTGGGTTTGAAGAATTCGGAGCCGGTGGCGATGGGAACGCCGCGGCGACTGATCGTCAGCTTTCCCGACCTGAAGGCACGGCAGGAGGACGCGACCAAGGAACAGCGCGGCCCCTCGCTTCAGGCGGCTTTCGGGGCGGATGGCGCTCCGACCGGGGCTCTGCTCGGGTTCTGCAAGTCGCAGGGCATCTCGCCCGAAGACCTGCGTAAGGATGAGCAGTATGTGTGGGTGACGAAGCACATTCCGGGCCGCGAGACGGCCGAAGTGTTGGCCGAGATCCTGCCCAAAATCATCCTTGGATTGAACTTCGAAAAGTCGATGCGATGGGGCTCGTCGAAGGTTCGTTTCGCGCGTCCGATCCGGTGGGTTCTGGCGTCGCTGGGTGGCGAGTTGGTTTCGTTCGATGTCGAGGATTTGCCGAGTGGGCTTACCAGTCGCGGACATCGCTTTTACGCGCCTCAGCCGTTCGAGGCAAAGACATTCAACGAACTCATCACCAAGCTCAGAGCTTCGTTTGTTGAGCCTGATGTTGAAATGCGCCGGGATTCGATTCTGGTCGAAACAAAATCCGTGGCCGAAGGTGAGCCCGAGATCACCGAGGACCTGCTGGACGAAAATGCCTTCCTCTGCGAATGGCCGACGGCGATCCGCGGAACCTTCCCGGAATCGTTCCTAGAACTCCCAGAACCGGTCTTGGTGACGGCAATGGCCAAGCATGAGCGCATGTTCCCGGTGCGGGACAAGCTCGGCAAACTGACCAACGCCTTCGTGTTCGTCCGAAATTCGGGCGAAGATGAGACGGTTCGACGCGGGTGCGAATGGGTGCTCGGCGCTCGGTTCAACGATGCCCGATTCTTTTTTGAGCAGGATCAAAAGCTTCGGCCCGTTGACTTCCTGGAGAAGACGAAAGACATCCTTTTTCAAGCCCAGCTTGGGACCATGCGACAGCGGGCGGATCGCCTTTCGAGCTTGTGCGCAGAAATAGCGTCCACGGCGGGGGCGAGTAGCGACGAGATGGATTTGGCCGAGTTGGCCGGTCGATTCGCCAAGTTCGATTTGTCGACCGGCTTGGTCAGCGAATTAAGCTCTTTGCAGGGCGTCATCGGGGCGGAGTACTTGCGCATGAGTCGCGGCAACGAAGTCGTCGCGACCGCCATCGGACGGCAATATTCGGTTCCTTCTAGCCCATTGCAGACGGTCGAGGATCGAATTTCCGGCTACCTCATCATCGCCGATCAGTTGGACAAATTAGCTGGTTACCTCGGACTTGGCTTGGAGCCAACCGGATCGTCGGACCCTTACGGTCTGCGAAAAGCGGTCACGACCCTGATCCGAGTGGCGGAGAATTGGGTCGGCGAGTTGCCGTCCTACGTGACGCTCCTCAATCACGCATTCGAAGAGTATGCAGGTCAGGGATTTGACCTTGACCAAGAAAAGGCGAGCGCCTCGCTCAAGAGCATTTTTGAGGGTCGGTACATCGCGTTGTTCGACCAGTATCCGAACGACGTCATCAACGCCGCCATGCTCTCGAACGACCTCAGAGCCCTCATGTCTCCGCAGTCCGTGGTGTTCCGCCTGAATTTGATTTCGGACCTCAAGCAAAGCGGAAACTTCGTTCAGACCGCTTCTCGTCCGATCAATATCGTCTCGGCGGCCCAGAAGAAGGGCATCCAGTGGGCGAACCCGAAAGATATCGATGGCGCAAAGCTGGACTCGGTGGAAGGCGCTATGTTGCTGAAGCGGCTAGAAGCGCCGTTCGAAATGGCCAACTTGAAAGAGCATCTCTTGAGCCTGGCTGATCCAATCAATGCCTTCTTCGATAACACGATGGTCCTCGCCGAAGACGAAGGCCTTCGATTCCAAAGGCTCGGCTTGGCCAATGCGGCGGCGAAACAACTGTTGCTCGCAGGCGATTTCACGAAGCTGGAGGGCTGA
- a CDS encoding acyl-CoA dehydrogenase — protein sequence MIREAIQFFETEIKPNAFAIDHDTKAMAAAFEGLKKNGFMGLKRPEAYGGPAMAEPDFRRFQEEIARYSGALAFLQTQHQSAVSLLNKQGSEKIKTEYLPKMHDEKMVGLGFSQLRRAGDPICRAKVVDGGFVIDGFVPWITGKGYFHEYIIGATMSNGQALFGMVPLKNLKGQTLSKPMKLAAMEAANTVSAQMEGYFLPNRKVAFIKDKDWMRANDAFNITLQGHFAIGCALAGIDVVRENGAKRGLTFLTRAASDLEKELHDCRQALVESQKDFGEDTAPDRLKKRAWAIDLMMRCAQAAVTSSSGAANSASHPANRVLREAIVFSVSAQTSAIMEATMDRLVNLR from the coding sequence GTGATCCGCGAAGCCATTCAATTCTTCGAGACCGAGATCAAGCCGAATGCGTTTGCCATCGACCACGATACCAAGGCGATGGCGGCGGCGTTCGAGGGGCTGAAGAAGAACGGCTTTATGGGCCTCAAGCGGCCCGAGGCGTACGGCGGTCCGGCGATGGCGGAGCCAGATTTTCGACGATTTCAGGAGGAGATCGCGCGGTATTCGGGGGCGTTGGCGTTCCTACAGACCCAGCACCAGTCGGCGGTGAGCCTGCTGAATAAGCAGGGGAGCGAGAAGATCAAGACGGAGTACCTGCCGAAGATGCACGACGAGAAGATGGTCGGGCTGGGATTCTCACAGTTGCGGCGGGCGGGCGACCCGATCTGCCGAGCCAAAGTGGTGGACGGCGGGTTCGTCATCGACGGGTTTGTGCCGTGGATCACGGGTAAGGGGTACTTCCACGAATACATCATCGGAGCGACGATGTCGAACGGGCAAGCGCTCTTCGGTATGGTGCCGCTGAAGAACCTGAAGGGGCAGACGCTGAGCAAGCCGATGAAGCTGGCGGCGATGGAGGCGGCGAACACGGTTTCGGCCCAGATGGAGGGCTACTTCCTGCCCAACCGCAAGGTGGCGTTCATCAAGGATAAGGATTGGATGCGGGCTAACGATGCGTTCAACATCACGCTCCAGGGGCATTTTGCCATCGGATGCGCGCTGGCGGGCATCGACGTGGTGCGAGAGAACGGGGCGAAGCGGGGCTTGACCTTCCTGACGAGGGCGGCGAGCGACCTGGAAAAGGAACTGCACGACTGCCGACAAGCGTTGGTGGAGTCGCAGAAGGACTTTGGCGAGGACACGGCGCCGGATCGGCTGAAGAAGCGGGCTTGGGCGATCGACCTGATGATGCGGTGCGCGCAGGCGGCGGTCACGAGCAGTAGCGGGGCGGCGAACTCGGCGTCGCATCCGGCCAATCGGGTCTTGCGGGAAGCAATCGTGTTTAGCGTGTCGGCGCAGACGTCGGCGATCATGGAGGCGACGATGGATCGCCTGGTCAACCTAAGGTAG
- a CDS encoding glycosyl hydrolase family 5, with the protein MSGLLALALVSRMTFNPAIKVCQVGYLPSETKIGILTTFSSGFAFIHVAGQDKTVMKAPIGNSIKDPDTGDDIQQIDFSKLTKPGTYVVSIPGIGDSAPFKVGNDVFAHAFRLAIRSYYGQRSGIDVNLAPDFPQYHFKAGHTALAQYDPSSGKTGTRDVTGGWYDAGDYGRYVVNSGITTGTLLWAYEMNAKKLVKVKLNIPETGKSKRPDFLSEVKWNLDWMLKMQDTDGGAWHKATTANFSGFIAPDQDKAPVLVVGTGHGEFKNTTATADLAAVAAIAARVFKPYDSAYATKCLAAAKKGFAWAQAHPDELFTRNPKGISTGGYGDGDARDERLWAAAELFRTTGAAEYQKAFLELAKAWPDTITSGNPPGWPQVRPMALMTFAMTDPKIADKTYQTRVRVDLAKAAKEIVRRVKDNAYLMPLTAKEYYWGSNSVVANYALMLQVADHIAPRPEYKQAALDCLHYLFGRNTFATSFVTQVGTQSAMNPHHRPSRSLGLSKPFPGLLVGGPNADNGKTPPAKQWEDNWENYRVNEVAINWNAPLVFALANELP; encoded by the coding sequence ATGAGCGGTCTGCTTGCACTGGCGCTGGTTTCCCGCATGACCTTCAATCCGGCCATCAAGGTCTGTCAGGTCGGCTACCTACCGAGCGAAACCAAAATCGGCATTCTCACGACGTTTAGCAGTGGCTTTGCGTTTATTCATGTCGCCGGTCAGGATAAGACCGTCATGAAGGCCCCGATCGGTAACTCGATCAAAGACCCCGACACCGGCGACGACATCCAGCAAATCGACTTTTCCAAGCTGACCAAGCCCGGAACTTACGTCGTTTCTATTCCCGGCATCGGTGACAGCGCCCCATTCAAGGTCGGCAACGATGTCTTTGCCCACGCCTTCCGCCTCGCCATCCGAAGCTATTACGGCCAACGCTCGGGCATCGACGTTAACCTCGCGCCCGATTTTCCTCAGTACCACTTCAAAGCTGGCCATACCGCCCTCGCCCAGTACGACCCCTCGAGCGGCAAAACCGGCACGCGCGACGTCACCGGCGGCTGGTACGACGCCGGCGACTACGGCCGATACGTGGTCAACTCCGGCATCACCACCGGCACCCTGCTCTGGGCGTACGAAATGAACGCCAAGAAGCTCGTGAAGGTCAAGCTCAACATCCCCGAGACCGGCAAATCCAAGCGGCCCGACTTCCTGAGCGAGGTCAAGTGGAACCTCGACTGGATGCTCAAGATGCAGGACACCGACGGCGGCGCATGGCACAAAGCCACCACTGCGAATTTCAGCGGATTCATCGCCCCCGACCAGGACAAAGCGCCGGTTTTGGTCGTTGGCACCGGTCACGGCGAGTTCAAAAACACCACCGCGACCGCCGACCTTGCCGCCGTTGCCGCCATCGCCGCTCGCGTGTTCAAACCGTACGACTCCGCCTACGCAACCAAGTGCCTAGCCGCCGCCAAGAAGGGCTTTGCCTGGGCGCAGGCTCACCCCGACGAACTGTTCACTCGCAACCCCAAGGGTATTTCGACCGGTGGATATGGCGACGGCGACGCTCGCGACGAACGCCTTTGGGCCGCCGCAGAACTTTTCCGCACCACGGGTGCGGCCGAATACCAAAAGGCGTTTCTCGAACTCGCCAAAGCGTGGCCCGACACCATCACGTCCGGCAACCCTCCAGGCTGGCCCCAAGTCCGGCCGATGGCCCTCATGACCTTTGCGATGACCGACCCCAAAATCGCCGACAAGACTTACCAAACAAGGGTTCGGGTCGACCTCGCAAAGGCCGCCAAAGAGATCGTTCGCCGCGTCAAAGACAACGCCTATCTGATGCCCCTCACCGCGAAGGAATACTACTGGGGCAGTAACTCGGTCGTCGCCAACTATGCCCTGATGCTCCAAGTCGCCGACCACATAGCCCCTCGCCCCGAGTACAAACAGGCCGCGCTCGACTGCCTGCACTACCTTTTCGGCCGCAACACCTTCGCCACCAGCTTCGTCACTCAGGTCGGCACGCAGTCGGCGATGAACCCCCACCACCGCCCGAGCCGCTCGCTCGGACTGAGCAAGCCCTTCCCTGGATTGCTCGTTGGTGGACCCAATGCCGACAACGGCAAGACTCCACCCGCCAAGCAATGGGAAGACAATTGGGAAAACTATCGCGTGAACGAGGTCGCCATCAACTGGAACGCCCCGCTCGTGTTTGCCTTGGCAAACGAACTACCTTAG
- a CDS encoding M48 family metalloprotease — protein sequence MNRRVLSTFILLLGVFSTSFAQIKESSDGFVGRREHNLLHLLSDNFGFPDTEMIAGEATVSVLVEGPKLTILAVGPIKGDAKSYANALETWRVQSHLGGQVEYSQEDDCASAQLVVSNGGFGKMEATLAFNLGDLTKAVEKIEPKTSVALLAPRYTQFNINAPPDYTSSNGTRYWNVSKSGISGDLISTLTVPGWVVPALIAWFTLPILGLAVSFAIGFTIARNQNLPIAQRRKAYGSWVMKGTFGTLGLHAVLVVLTLPTKALEPVSQMWFGLRFTQVGLMIVPFFAIGPMIALPMLNKTEQKLLGPTEEEKAQKEDFSEYDASAEDKAAIKTGAWKVFAVKMVPLAVVFPLVFLVNLPRTSPYYFAQRMAFPTALFASLILGLVLQATTKKKSQATNQRFDHLVGRVEQRAQSIGDRMSVSVPKVRVTPLLQGPYGAAISSNQLMVTPAMADRFSDDELDFILAHELAHKKAKHVPKRLFMAFAIAFIPMLFFVALMSGKSFGVNISPTFYLSPFLIIFVAMVAGRPLISSSYQKNEFAVDEAAVRLLRNKDAAISALTKVARQNGLPGFNDVDFMQSHPAMAKRIERIRALAI from the coding sequence ATGAATCGTCGCGTTTTGTCCACCTTTATCCTGCTTTTAGGGGTCTTTTCGACGTCGTTCGCGCAGATTAAAGAGTCGTCGGACGGCTTCGTTGGCAGGCGGGAACATAACCTTCTGCACTTATTGTCGGATAACTTCGGCTTTCCCGACACGGAGATGATCGCGGGCGAGGCGACGGTGAGCGTGCTGGTCGAGGGTCCGAAGTTGACAATTTTGGCGGTGGGTCCGATCAAGGGCGATGCAAAATCCTATGCGAATGCCCTCGAAACTTGGAGAGTCCAAAGCCATTTGGGAGGCCAGGTCGAGTACTCGCAAGAGGACGACTGCGCATCGGCCCAGTTGGTGGTATCGAACGGCGGGTTTGGGAAGATGGAGGCGACTCTTGCCTTTAATCTCGGCGATTTGACGAAGGCGGTCGAGAAGATCGAGCCGAAAACCTCGGTGGCCCTACTTGCACCGAGATACACGCAGTTCAATATCAATGCGCCCCCGGACTACACAAGTTCGAACGGCACACGCTACTGGAACGTTTCGAAGAGCGGCATCAGCGGCGACCTGATTTCGACGCTGACCGTGCCGGGTTGGGTCGTGCCCGCTTTGATCGCTTGGTTTACGCTTCCGATCTTAGGTCTTGCGGTCAGCTTTGCCATCGGCTTTACCATTGCCAGGAACCAGAATCTACCGATCGCCCAGAGGCGGAAGGCGTACGGCAGCTGGGTGATGAAGGGCACATTTGGAACGCTCGGCTTGCATGCGGTGTTGGTGGTTTTGACCCTTCCGACGAAAGCATTGGAGCCAGTCAGCCAGATGTGGTTCGGCCTCCGCTTCACCCAGGTCGGGCTTATGATCGTGCCGTTTTTCGCAATCGGGCCGATGATCGCTCTGCCGATGCTGAACAAGACCGAGCAGAAACTACTTGGTCCAACGGAGGAGGAGAAGGCGCAAAAGGAGGATTTCAGCGAGTACGACGCATCAGCCGAAGACAAAGCGGCGATCAAGACCGGCGCCTGGAAGGTTTTCGCGGTCAAGATGGTGCCGTTGGCGGTGGTCTTTCCACTTGTCTTCCTCGTCAATTTGCCGCGAACCAGCCCCTACTATTTCGCCCAGCGAATGGCGTTCCCGACTGCTCTTTTTGCTAGTTTGATTCTTGGCCTAGTGCTTCAGGCGACGACTAAGAAGAAGAGTCAGGCCACCAACCAACGGTTCGACCACCTGGTAGGCCGGGTCGAACAACGGGCCCAATCGATCGGGGATCGGATGAGCGTTTCAGTGCCGAAGGTCCGAGTGACTCCGCTCCTTCAAGGGCCATATGGGGCGGCGATCAGCTCGAATCAGTTGATGGTGACTCCGGCGATGGCGGATCGTTTCTCCGACGACGAGCTAGACTTCATTCTCGCCCATGAGTTAGCTCACAAGAAAGCGAAGCATGTTCCAAAGAGATTGTTCATGGCTTTCGCCATCGCCTTCATCCCGATGCTCTTTTTTGTGGCATTGATGTCAGGAAAGTCGTTCGGCGTCAATATAAGCCCCACCTTCTACCTGAGCCCTTTTCTCATCATCTTTGTCGCGATGGTTGCGGGTAGGCCACTCATTAGTTCTAGCTACCAGAAGAATGAATTCGCAGTCGATGAGGCGGCAGTGCGACTATTACGAAACAAGGACGCGGCGATTTCGGCGCTGACCAAGGTTGCGCGGCAGAACGGATTGCCGGGTTTCAACGATGTGGATTTTATGCAATCTCACCCCGCCATGGCGAAGCGCATCGAACGGATACGCGCATTGGCGATTTAG